TCTGGAAAGCGACTTTGATAATTTTCAATACTTTGCCGCACTTGTAGCCAAAACCGATGTTCTGGGTAATGGTGATGAGTCTCTAGCAAATCGGACAGATAACGATGATGGCAAATAAACAAACCAGCAAAGATAAATTGACATAATCCTTCTGGTGGCTCGGTCAGTAATACCGGCTTCAATGCTTCGGGTAAAGATTCCAATTCTGGTAAAGGATGGCGACTGATATTGACATCATCAACGAAGTCTTTCATTGCAAGACGATGGGGGGCATGATTTTTCAGCACCAAAATTGTATTTTCGCCATGAGGAGAGAAGACAGTGCCGTATTGATAGAGATAGTGCAACAGCGGGGGCAGCACTGTATTGAATAATCGATCTAACCAAACTTCTAAGCTGAGTCCTGATTGTGCTACAAGTTGAGAGATAAACGTCTGACCGTTGCGATCGACATGCAGCAATGCCGCAAGCGTGATTGGACGCTCATCCGGTTCGGTGTAAGTAAGGACGCTTTCTCGCCAGAGACATCCCAGCATTTCCTTGTACTGGTAGGGAGCGCCGGATAGCTGTGTGTAGTAGGGGTGATCATAGTTAATGCTGGCGATCTCCCCAGGCAGAATCAGGCGGCATTCGTCCCGGAGGAAGGCATCGCGATCGCAAATGGATTTCACCCATTCTGTTACTTGAGGCGCAACAATGGTTCGTTCCCCTGGCAATCCCCGATAGACCAGCGTATTGAGGATGCTGAGCGGCAGCTTCACGTAGCGTTTCTTGTGCTGCGTAACATTGGCAAAGGTGCGAATCGATTGCTGAGGTAAATAGCGATCGCGACTGTGTCCTAAAGGAACGATTGCGTGATTCGCTACTTCTTCGATAAACAGTGGGATGATGATATTCTTCCACTGCCATTCGTGGACTGGGAGGAAATAGTACTCCTCAGCTTGCAAATTCCGCAACTTTAATTGCATTTCAAATTCTGCAAGCGTTCCTTCCAATTCTTCCTGAATCAGAGTCGAGTACTCTAGTCCAGTCACCGCAGCAAATTGAGCACGATCTCGCTTCACAGCAATCCAGAATAACTGAATTTCTTGTTTTTGTTCGGGAGCATAGGCTAAATAGTCGTCATAGCCAAATCCAATGCGTCCCTTGTTAAAGGTAATCCAGGGATGTCCCTCCATCTCCCCTTCCACTTGCGGATACTCTAAGTTGATGAGATCAACTGCTTGAGTTTCCTTTGCCGCATGAATGTGAGCATCAGCAAGCAGCGTATTGCTCAATTCCTTCAACAAATGAGCTGTCGTTTCGGCGGTCATGCCAATCTGAGTATGAGAATCCATCACGAATTGCAGGGGATTGAAAGCAGGGACATAGCTATTCCCTTCCCGTCGTTGAATCGATT
This Cyanobacteria bacterium FACHB-DQ100 DNA region includes the following protein-coding sequences:
- a CDS encoding IucA/IucC family siderophore biosynthesis protein, translating into MNQLQTLERALTTPHWQAVGSALLAKMLSEFMYEEMIQPELLSTGETHLYQLSLPEGVAYRFEAKPRLFDSYRVFPESIQRREGNSYVPAFNPLQFVMDSHTQIGMTAETTAHLLKELSNTLLADAHIHAAKETQAVDLINLEYPQVEGEMEGHPWITFNKGRIGFGYDDYLAYAPEQKQEIQLFWIAVKRDRAQFAAVTGLEYSTLIQEELEGTLAEFEMQLKLRNLQAEEYYFLPVHEWQWKNIIIPLFIEEVANHAIVPLGHSRDRYLPQQSIRTFANVTQHKKRYVKLPLSILNTLVYRGLPGERTIVAPQVTEWVKSICDRDAFLRDECRLILPGEIASINYDHPYYTQLSGAPYQYKEMLGCLWRESVLTYTEPDERPITLAALLHVDRNGQTFISQLVAQSGLSLEVWLDRLFNTVLPPLLHYLYQYGTVFSPHGENTILVLKNHAPHRLAMKDFVDDVNISRHPLPELESLPEALKPVLLTEPPEGLCQFIFAGLFICHHRYLSDLLETHHHYPEHRFWLQVRQSIENYQSRFPELKERFELFNLLAPQFTKLCLNRNRLLTYGYADDGSRPHAAAFGKVTNALHTIADLAVSK